A window of Christiangramia forsetii KT0803 contains these coding sequences:
- a CDS encoding contact-dependent growth inhibition system immunity protein: MKTKSIEQLEKDIWKNPSEFPTDLVEKCHRYRKIGVAELTNEQIRLLISQQIGTEYLIGIALEKLEQNILTECDFYEGDLLTAVSNLPTEFWSKNPFEFQNFKKIVELNLQRIKDELGEKKFNQIIEKTS; the protein is encoded by the coding sequence ATGAAAACAAAATCAATCGAACAATTAGAAAAAGATATTTGGAAAAATCCTTCCGAATTTCCGACAGATTTGGTTGAAAAATGTCATCGTTATCGAAAAATAGGTGTTGCGGAATTGACAAATGAACAGATACGACTTCTGATTTCTCAACAAATCGGAACTGAATATCTAATCGGAATTGCTCTCGAAAAACTCGAACAGAATATTTTAACCGAATGTGACTTTTATGAAGGCGATTTACTTACAGCAGTTTCGAATTTACCGACTGAATTTTGGAGTAAAAATCCCTTTGAATTTCAGAATTTTAAAAAGATTGTAGAATTAAATTTACAACGAATAAAAGATGAACTCGGAGAAAAAAAATTTAACCAAATAATTGAAAAGACGAGTTGA
- a CDS encoding retropepsin-like aspartic protease → MKITRIFIYFITLILLNSCSLNKAIKHLKEGETDQENYSVTFPFEIKNGFIIVPVEIENKNYNFLLDTGSPTLVSKELAKSLNLKAIDSAKAGDVYNDKLQNKYTRLEKVKIGTIDFTGTTALINDFNSVSVWSSLNIHGFIGANLMQHAIWDIDFKRKQITITDNESKLNLPEDIIENKLFIGVAGVPAIACKVNEKKVWNFTVDLGYNGGIVVPFSEFKKQTENGEILDFKKSDTKGVIGIYGEQNTTRESYIGIIDEIEFGNSTLENEKVYSEQYLEKRFGSDFFKDYRIILNWNSKKIKLIKNKQSTTS, encoded by the coding sequence ATGAAAATAACAAGAATATTTATTTATTTTATAACACTTATTCTACTAAATAGCTGTTCCCTTAATAAAGCCATAAAACATCTTAAAGAAGGAGAAACAGACCAAGAAAACTATAGTGTTACGTTTCCTTTCGAGATTAAAAATGGGTTTATAATTGTACCTGTGGAAATAGAAAATAAGAACTATAACTTTCTTTTAGATACAGGTTCTCCTACCCTTGTCTCAAAAGAACTTGCTAAAAGTTTAAATTTAAAAGCTATAGATTCTGCAAAAGCAGGTGACGTATATAATGATAAACTACAAAATAAATATACACGGCTAGAAAAAGTTAAAATTGGAACTATAGATTTTACTGGAACAACCGCTTTAATAAATGATTTTAACTCTGTATCAGTATGGTCCTCTTTAAATATTCACGGATTTATAGGGGCTAATTTAATGCAACACGCTATTTGGGATATTGATTTTAAAAGAAAGCAAATTACTATAACTGACAATGAATCAAAATTAAACTTACCTGAAGATATAATTGAAAACAAGTTGTTTATTGGCGTGGCAGGAGTACCAGCTATTGCTTGTAAAGTGAATGAAAAGAAAGTTTGGAATTTTACTGTCGATTTAGGATATAACGGAGGGATAGTCGTACCGTTTTCTGAATTTAAAAAGCAGACAGAAAATGGTGAAATTTTAGATTTTAAAAAATCAGATACTAAAGGTGTTATTGGGATTTACGGAGAACAAAACACAACAAGGGAATCTTACATCGGAATTATTGACGAAATAGAATTTGGGAATTCAACTCTAGAAAATGAAAAAGTGTACTCAGAACAATATTTGGAAAAAAGATTTGGTTCAGATTTTTTTAAAGATTATCGCATTATTCTAAATTGGAATAGTAAAAAAATAAAATTGATTAAAAATAAACAAAGTACCACTTCTTAG
- a CDS encoding IS110 family transposase yields the protein MKNYQEVIGIDVSKSKLDAYGHNRGSHREFSNDVLGYKALLKWANGKKQKVFFCFENTGHYSLKLALYLSSKKQVYVQENPVVIKRSSGVIREKNDVVDAMMIARYGWLHREELSPSELKDNELLEVGRLLALRDQLVRSRTGLKNTHSELKKLLNSSSTDTCCKTLVSSITHLTSQINKIEKQLKTVIKDSEHLSQNYKLVTSLKGVGLIVGAQLLYHTNNFKRFQTWRQFSSYCGTAPFGHSSGSSIHKKRKCHPMGDRQMKSLLSMAACTAIQYDSELRQYYKKKREEGKLKMIALNNVRNKLLSRVFAVVKRRTPYVELHKFAA from the coding sequence ATGAAAAATTACCAAGAAGTAATCGGAATTGATGTTTCAAAAAGCAAGTTAGATGCTTATGGGCACAATCGTGGTTCCCACCGTGAATTCAGTAATGATGTGTTAGGTTATAAAGCCTTGCTTAAATGGGCTAACGGTAAGAAACAAAAAGTGTTTTTCTGTTTTGAAAATACCGGTCATTATTCGTTAAAGTTAGCATTGTATTTATCTTCAAAGAAGCAGGTATATGTGCAAGAAAACCCTGTAGTAATCAAACGCTCTTCCGGAGTGATCAGAGAGAAGAATGATGTGGTAGATGCGATGATGATCGCCCGGTATGGCTGGCTTCATCGCGAGGAACTTTCTCCAAGTGAATTGAAAGATAATGAACTATTGGAAGTAGGCAGATTGCTGGCTTTACGGGATCAGCTGGTCCGTAGTCGTACGGGTTTAAAAAACACACACTCAGAGTTAAAGAAATTGCTAAACAGCAGTTCAACGGACACCTGTTGCAAGACGCTCGTAAGCTCTATTACCCATCTAACATCTCAAATAAATAAAATTGAGAAGCAACTAAAAACCGTTATAAAGGACTCTGAACACTTATCACAGAATTATAAGCTAGTGACCTCTTTAAAAGGTGTAGGCCTGATAGTAGGTGCCCAATTGCTGTATCATACTAATAACTTTAAACGTTTTCAGACCTGGAGACAATTCTCCAGTTATTGCGGAACGGCTCCCTTTGGTCATAGTTCGGGAAGTAGTATTCATAAAAAGCGAAAATGCCACCCGATGGGAGATCGCCAAATGAAGAGCCTGCTTAGCATGGCGGCCTGTACAGCCATTCAATATGACAGTGAATTACGGCAGTATTATAAAAAAAAGCGAGAAGAAGGTAAACTTAAGATGATTGCGCTGAACAATGTTCGTAACAAGCTTTTATCCAGGGTGTTTGCGGTAGTAAAAAGAAGAACCCCATATGTGGAACTACACAAATTTGCTGCCTGA
- a CDS encoding helix-turn-helix domain-containing protein — MTLDKYFNSIDLKEIDRFIEEGQEENLNLEFKTVNFPNYNEQNKEFDKKNLSEVISGFANSNGGIIIWGIKAKNNSKNQDVAQSKKPIEQLTKFLNTLNRLEGQAITPYISGLVHEKIETTNDIGFIKTYVPASENAPHMANFSGKHYYKRSGDSFYQCEHYDIADMFTRKKSPRLRIHIRKLPRGSSNATGKRFIKFCFAISIHNDGQSIAKFPFLGLNIEGAHPERYGIDGNNNHGLTKQIKTPIYDHNYIGGSDKVIYPQTMIDIDHFFVNVLEGIEVPDIEIQYLISAENMNNIQQEIVLDNEFFQFQHQKK, encoded by the coding sequence ATGACTTTAGATAAATATTTTAATTCAATTGACTTAAAAGAAATAGATCGATTTATTGAAGAAGGTCAAGAAGAAAATTTAAATCTTGAATTTAAAACAGTAAATTTTCCAAATTACAACGAGCAAAATAAAGAGTTTGATAAGAAAAATTTATCAGAAGTGATTTCTGGCTTTGCCAATTCAAATGGTGGAATTATAATTTGGGGAATTAAAGCAAAAAATAACTCAAAAAATCAAGATGTAGCTCAATCAAAAAAACCAATCGAACAACTAACAAAATTTTTAAATACTTTAAATCGCCTAGAGGGTCAAGCTATAACACCATATATTTCAGGTTTAGTTCACGAAAAAATAGAAACAACAAATGATATTGGTTTTATTAAAACATATGTACCTGCAAGCGAAAACGCACCCCATATGGCTAACTTTTCCGGTAAACATTATTATAAAAGAAGCGGTGACAGTTTTTATCAATGTGAACATTATGATATTGCCGATATGTTTACCAGAAAAAAATCTCCTCGTTTGAGAATTCATATCAGAAAACTACCTCGTGGTTCATCTAATGCGACTGGAAAGAGATTTATAAAATTTTGTTTTGCTATTTCTATTCATAATGATGGTCAAAGTATTGCTAAATTTCCATTTCTAGGATTGAACATTGAAGGAGCTCATCCAGAAAGATATGGGATTGATGGAAATAATAATCACGGCCTAACTAAGCAGATAAAAACACCAATTTATGATCATAATTATATTGGAGGAAGCGATAAAGTGATATATCCTCAAACAATGATCGATATTGACCATTTTTTTGTTAATGTTTTAGAAGGAATAGAAGTTCCAGATATAGAAATTCAATATTTAATTTCAGCAGAAAATATGAATAATATACAGCAAGAAATAGTTTTAGATAATGAATTTTTTCAATTTCAACATCAAAAAAAATAA
- a CDS encoding transposase gives MTRRKFTSKFKTKVVLESLKERQTTQELAQKFEITPQQISAWKREFLKDADAVFSKGSKSKKSEEEEKKDQLLKVIGELKVENDFLKNALR, from the coding sequence ATGACACGAAGAAAATTCACCTCAAAGTTCAAAACGAAAGTAGTCCTTGAATCGCTAAAAGAGCGTCAAACGACTCAGGAACTCGCACAAAAATTTGAAATCACTCCGCAACAAATCAGTGCCTGGAAACGAGAATTTTTAAAAGATGCTGATGCGGTCTTTTCTAAAGGAAGTAAGTCTAAGAAATCAGAAGAAGAGGAAAAGAAAGACCAACTCCTTAAAGTAATTGGGGAGCTAAAAGTGGAAAATGATTTTTTAAAAAACGCCTTGCGATAA
- a CDS encoding IS3 family transposase codes for MKPLKERRTMISKDHSKLSLQRQCRLLQIHRSGIYYKPRGESTLNLELMRLMDEHYTDHPFKGARRMHTWLTMDKGYTINKKRIERLYSRVMGLQAIMPGKHTSRRNKEHKVYPYLLRNLKVDRPNQVWAIDITYIPMRKGFMYLVAIIDLHSRYVLNWSVSNSMDAQWCKETLEEAIDVHGKPEILNTDQGSQFTSEVFTHSVLSKNIKLSMDGKGRAIDNVFIERLWRSVKYESIYLNPPESGVDLYKQLENYFDFYNHRRRHQGIENEIPLNRYLEQERKAA; via the coding sequence ATAAAACCTTTAAAGGAGCGTAGAACAATGATAAGCAAGGATCATTCAAAACTCAGCCTACAGCGACAATGCAGGCTATTGCAAATCCACCGCAGCGGAATTTATTATAAACCCCGCGGAGAAAGCACGCTCAATTTAGAACTGATGCGCCTGATGGATGAACATTATACCGATCATCCCTTTAAAGGTGCCAGGCGGATGCATACCTGGCTTACGATGGATAAAGGATATACGATCAATAAAAAACGTATTGAGCGTTTATATTCCAGAGTGATGGGGCTTCAGGCCATTATGCCTGGGAAGCATACCTCCAGACGCAATAAAGAACATAAGGTATATCCTTACTTGTTGCGGAACTTGAAGGTAGATCGTCCCAATCAAGTTTGGGCAATCGATATTACTTACATACCGATGCGGAAAGGTTTTATGTACCTGGTAGCGATCATCGACCTGCATAGCCGCTATGTACTCAACTGGTCGGTATCCAATTCCATGGATGCCCAGTGGTGTAAAGAAACTTTAGAAGAAGCCATTGACGTACATGGCAAGCCTGAGATACTCAATACTGATCAGGGAAGTCAGTTCACCTCGGAGGTTTTTACTCATAGTGTACTCTCTAAGAACATTAAACTCAGTATGGATGGCAAAGGAAGGGCTATAGATAATGTGTTTATAGAACGCCTCTGGAGAAGTGTGAAATATGAAAGCATCTATCTCAATCCGCCAGAATCTGGAGTAGATCTTTACAAACAACTAGAAAACTATTTTGATTTTTATAACCATCGAAGAAGACATCAGGGAATAGAAAATGAAATACCCCTTAACCGATATTTAGAACAAGAAAGAAAAGCTGCCTAA
- a CDS encoding helix-turn-helix domain-containing protein → MNRIKEVLEQKGIKQIWLSEQLGKSYNMVNSYVQNRRQPSIEDLYKIAEILSVDVTELLKSKTNV, encoded by the coding sequence ATGAACCGAATTAAAGAGGTTTTAGAACAAAAAGGAATAAAACAAATTTGGTTATCCGAACAGTTAGGGAAAAGCTATAATATGGTAAATTCCTATGTTCAAAACAGAAGACAACCGAGTATCGAAGACTTGTATAAAATAGCTGAAATACTTTCGGTTGATGTAACAGAATTATTAAAGAGCAAAACCAATGTATAA
- a CDS encoding Fic family protein — protein sequence MKPPYDITSNILKEITSISEKIGAINANYLNKPSPKLRKENRIKTIHSSLKIEGNTLTEEQITALLENKRIIGPKKDVKEVLNAIEIYEHLENYKPSNEKSFLECHKHLMNNLIEDAGKYRRQGVGIMKGSQVEHFAPPYENVPYLMKDLFNYLKTSKEIELIKSCVFHYEMEFIHPFLDGNGRMGRLWQTLILIEKYPIFEYIPFETLISKDQEKYYKALSDSDKSGNSTAFIDYMLGVINKSLDELLDFNNRTFHEKERLEYFISLNKREFTRKDYMEVFKDISGATASRDLKKGVELKLFKKIGEKNKTRYSI from the coding sequence ATGAAACCACCGTACGATATAACTTCCAATATCTTAAAAGAAATAACTTCAATTTCTGAGAAAATCGGAGCTATTAATGCAAACTATCTGAACAAACCTTCTCCCAAATTGAGAAAAGAAAATAGGATTAAAACGATTCATTCTTCATTAAAAATTGAGGGTAACACTTTAACTGAAGAACAGATTACTGCGCTGCTTGAAAACAAGAGAATAATTGGTCCAAAAAAAGATGTAAAAGAAGTTCTAAACGCGATTGAGATTTATGAACATTTAGAAAATTATAAACCCTCAAATGAAAAATCATTTTTAGAATGTCATAAACATTTGATGAATAATCTTATAGAAGATGCCGGAAAATATAGAAGGCAGGGAGTTGGTATAATGAAAGGATCTCAAGTAGAACATTTTGCTCCACCCTACGAAAATGTTCCTTATTTGATGAAAGACTTATTTAATTACTTAAAAACATCAAAAGAAATAGAATTAATAAAAAGTTGTGTTTTTCATTACGAAATGGAATTCATACATCCATTCTTAGATGGAAATGGTAGAATGGGTAGATTATGGCAGACTTTAATATTAATAGAAAAATATCCAATTTTTGAATATATACCATTTGAAACATTAATAAGCAAAGACCAGGAGAAATATTATAAAGCATTATCGGACAGTGATAAATCTGGAAATTCAACAGCTTTTATTGATTATATGTTAGGAGTGATCAATAAATCCTTAGATGAATTATTAGATTTCAATAATCGCACTTTTCATGAGAAAGAGCGACTTGAATACTTCATATCATTAAACAAAAGGGAATTTACCAGAAAAGATTATATGGAAGTTTTTAAAGATATTTCTGGTGCAACAGCAAGTCGTGATTTGAAAAAAGGAGTAGAACTCAAATTATTTAAAAAAATAGGAGAGAAAAATAAAACTAGATACAGTATTTAA
- a CDS encoding restriction endonuclease produces the protein MNKKGKILEDTIRLIQESLISTPNTKVFQNYLIKNESGQKREIDILISSNINSFELKIAIECKNFNKKVPVKEIEAFQSKCERIKDIHKKVFVSSLGYQKDAIQAANFFGIELQTADRLDKESIRNWFNIKQIKLEILPKFDAPELIIDSTEEEIETLVFSGRIYNSKTSKNIEIQKLLIENVEKNKNSIRNSSILEWMKIDTSKKLAEFPVKFQLSFTKNYFIETDCNKRIGLFGLNSSVYVKFKEQDANIIDARELIKTEYNENIARSVTIDLDKNSKSIIILGKDNKFSFFSTDDKGNTVKLEKLFEYNPKENKFKI, from the coding sequence ATGAACAAAAAAGGAAAAATTTTAGAAGATACTATTCGTCTTATTCAAGAAAGTCTTATAAGTACACCAAACACAAAAGTCTTTCAGAACTATCTAATAAAAAATGAAAGTGGTCAAAAACGTGAAATTGATATTTTAATTTCTTCGAACATTAATTCTTTTGAATTGAAGATTGCAATAGAGTGTAAAAATTTTAATAAAAAAGTTCCTGTAAAGGAGATTGAAGCTTTCCAATCAAAATGTGAGAGGATAAAAGATATCCATAAAAAGGTTTTTGTAAGCTCTTTAGGTTATCAAAAAGATGCAATTCAAGCTGCAAATTTTTTTGGAATAGAATTACAAACAGCTGATAGATTAGATAAAGAAAGTATTAGAAATTGGTTTAATATTAAGCAAATCAAACTAGAAATTTTACCGAAATTTGATGCTCCAGAATTGATTATTGACTCTACAGAAGAAGAAATAGAAACACTTGTTTTTTCCGGAAGAATTTATAATTCTAAAACCTCAAAAAATATAGAAATTCAAAAGCTTCTAATTGAAAATGTAGAAAAAAATAAAAATTCAATTCGAAACTCTTCTATTCTTGAATGGATGAAAATTGATACATCAAAAAAATTGGCGGAATTTCCGGTTAAATTCCAATTAAGTTTCACTAAGAATTATTTTATAGAAACAGATTGTAATAAAAGAATTGGTTTATTTGGATTAAATTCTAGTGTTTATGTGAAATTTAAAGAGCAAGATGCTAATATAATTGATGCTAGAGAACTTATAAAAACAGAATACAACGAAAATATTGCTAGATCTGTGACAATAGATTTAGATAAAAATTCTAAAAGCATTATAATTTTAGGAAAGGATAATAAGTTTAGTTTCTTTTCAACTGATGATAAAGGAAATACGGTAAAACTCGAAAAATTATTTGAATACAATCCTAAAGAGAACAAATTTAAAATATAG
- a CDS encoding helix-turn-helix domain-containing protein, which produces MKLLKTEEIVNEIKKKKITAYQIASETDLSEVGINKILNGQVKKPRKSTIKILSNYLNSSDNEKNSTPKTDLIDKRFEEIVAFKVKEIIQSDINELNQEINQLQQKVDNLISINSKLLLEISLKNGK; this is translated from the coding sequence ATGAAATTATTAAAAACTGAAGAAATCGTAAACGAGATTAAAAAGAAAAAAATAACTGCATATCAGATTGCTTCAGAGACCGATTTAAGTGAAGTAGGAATAAATAAAATATTAAACGGACAAGTAAAAAAGCCCCGAAAATCAACTATCAAAATTTTAAGTAATTATCTAAACTCTTCGGATAACGAGAAAAATTCCACGCCAAAAACAGACCTAATAGATAAAAGATTTGAAGAAATCGTGGCTTTTAAAGTTAAAGAAATAATTCAGTCAGATATAAATGAACTTAATCAAGAAATAAATCAACTTCAACAAAAAGTTGATAATCTGATTTCTATTAATTCCAAATTACTTCTAGAAATTTCTCTTAAAAATGGAAAATAA
- a CDS encoding HNH endonuclease encodes MTNKFGLKRSIPNPIKRIIRQNSGFGCVICGLGIFQYEHVDPEFHNSKEHDPEKMTLLCPRCHNKVTTQFWSKEKVKLAMKNPKPLQQGYSNEIFDIGQKHPEIRFAGSILKNCQIPIMINGLPVFKIDSPENENGYFQLSGNFFDSNGIRTLVIENNEWFSNSENWDLEVIGSSLIIREKMGEIALKLTVNPPNIISVEKIKMRIKNITIIGNESEFSLFDSITNKPFAKMQNCIADHCRVGFNFN; translated from the coding sequence ATGACAAATAAATTTGGATTAAAAAGATCAATCCCAAACCCTATTAAAAGAATAATTAGACAGAATTCTGGTTTTGGATGCGTCATTTGCGGCCTAGGAATATTCCAATATGAACACGTTGATCCAGAATTTCATAATTCAAAGGAACACGATCCGGAGAAGATGACTTTACTATGTCCTAGATGTCATAATAAAGTAACGACTCAATTTTGGTCTAAGGAAAAAGTTAAATTAGCGATGAAAAATCCTAAACCATTGCAACAAGGTTATTCTAACGAAATATTTGATATTGGACAAAAACATCCTGAAATAAGATTTGCAGGTTCAATTTTAAAAAATTGCCAAATCCCAATTATGATTAATGGTTTACCCGTATTTAAAATAGATTCCCCAGAAAATGAAAATGGTTATTTTCAATTAAGTGGGAACTTTTTTGATTCAAATGGAATTAGAACATTGGTGATAGAAAATAATGAATGGTTTTCAAATTCTGAAAACTGGGATCTCGAGGTTATTGGAAGCTCTTTAATAATTAGAGAAAAAATGGGTGAAATTGCTCTGAAATTAACTGTTAATCCTCCAAATATTATCAGTGTTGAAAAGATAAAGATGAGAATAAAAAATATAACTATTATTGGAAATGAAAGTGAATTTAGTTTATTCGATTCAATAACAAATAAACCTTTCGCGAAAATGCAGAATTGTATAGCTGATCATTGCCGCGTTGGATTTAATTTCAACTAA